The proteins below are encoded in one region of Aeromonas veronii:
- the exeL gene encoding GspL family type II secretion system protein ExeL — protein MSESLVIRLGTNAQQPVHWLVWSTQEQEIIASGTLASAHALGELQERAGGRPVVTLVPGSDLIFRRVSLPGKYNRQSAAALPYLLEEQIASDVDALHLVVLGHQGNEVDLMAVDKAKMQAWLGWLQQAGLKTLQLLPDVLTLPLATEGWSALQLGEEWLLRQGSRQGIVAEEPLLAMLLATQAEPVTIHSHTPPPAMAGSNWLPADPELPMLLLAKGALGCQANLLQGKYRPQTEYARHWLQWRKVAVVAGLLLLVALTQRGVHLYQLAEQDKALKAEIRQVYTRIFPGESRIVNVRSQMTQHLKLLGQAPQDGVLLLLTELAPVFAEVPGLKPEVMRFDAARGELRLQVTAPGFTEIERFRELAGKRFEVQQGEVRSTEGKVEGALVLKGKSS, from the coding sequence GTGAGCGAGAGTCTGGTCATCCGTCTGGGGACCAATGCGCAGCAGCCGGTACACTGGCTGGTGTGGTCGACACAGGAGCAGGAGATCATTGCCTCCGGCACCCTGGCCTCGGCCCATGCCCTCGGCGAGTTGCAGGAGCGTGCCGGTGGCCGCCCCGTGGTAACCCTGGTGCCCGGCAGCGATCTCATCTTCCGGCGGGTCAGCCTGCCGGGCAAATACAACCGCCAGAGTGCGGCGGCGCTGCCCTATCTGCTGGAGGAACAGATCGCCTCCGATGTGGACGCCCTGCACCTGGTGGTGCTCGGCCATCAGGGCAACGAGGTGGATCTGATGGCGGTGGACAAGGCCAAGATGCAGGCCTGGCTCGGCTGGCTGCAACAGGCAGGACTCAAGACCCTGCAACTGCTGCCGGACGTGCTGACCCTGCCGCTGGCCACCGAGGGCTGGTCCGCCCTGCAACTGGGGGAGGAGTGGCTGCTGCGCCAGGGGTCTCGTCAGGGCATAGTGGCGGAGGAGCCCCTGTTGGCCATGTTGCTGGCCACCCAGGCTGAGCCCGTGACCATCCACAGCCACACGCCGCCACCGGCCATGGCCGGTTCCAACTGGCTGCCGGCGGATCCCGAACTGCCCATGCTGCTGCTGGCCAAGGGGGCCCTTGGCTGCCAGGCGAACCTGCTGCAGGGGAAGTACCGTCCCCAGACCGAATACGCCCGTCACTGGTTGCAGTGGCGCAAGGTGGCCGTGGTGGCCGGTTTGCTGCTGCTGGTGGCCCTGACCCAGCGTGGCGTACACCTGTATCAGCTGGCGGAGCAGGACAAGGCGCTCAAGGCCGAGATCCGGCAGGTCTATACCCGGATCTTCCCGGGGGAGAGCCGGATCGTCAACGTGCGCAGCCAGATGACCCAGCACCTCAAGCTGCTGGGACAGGCGCCCCAGGACGGGGTCCTGCTGCTGTTGACCGAGCTGGCCCCGGTGTTTGCCGAGGTGCCCGGTCTCAAGCCCGAAGTCATGCGTTTCGATGCGGCCAGGGGCGAGCTCAGGCTGCAGGTCACCGCACCCGGTTTCACCGAGATAGAGCGTTTTCGCGAGCTGGCGGGCAAGCGCTTCGAGGTGCAGCAGGGAGAGGTGCGCAGCACCGAAGGCAAGGTCGAAGGGGCACTGGTGCTCAAGGGTAAATCATCATGA
- the exeM gene encoding GspM family type II secretion system protein ExeM, whose protein sequence is MMDKLQGWWRGISTREQRLVAVGGGILLIGLCYWAIWQPVANRIAERERQVINQQQTLAWLKEKGQEVLAMQGSQGRQIDTSGTLDGVVNRTAFNQKIKIARLQPQGQELQVWIDTVPFDDLLLWLATLSDQHGVQVQIIEVARENLAPGLVKVRRLQLSRPE, encoded by the coding sequence ATGATGGACAAACTGCAAGGCTGGTGGCGTGGCATCAGCACCCGTGAACAGCGGCTGGTGGCGGTGGGGGGCGGCATCTTGCTGATCGGGCTCTGTTACTGGGCCATCTGGCAACCCGTGGCCAACCGCATCGCCGAGCGCGAGCGGCAGGTGATCAACCAGCAGCAGACCCTGGCCTGGCTCAAGGAGAAGGGTCAGGAGGTGCTGGCGATGCAGGGTAGCCAGGGTCGTCAGATAGACACCAGCGGCACCCTGGACGGGGTGGTGAACCGCACCGCCTTCAACCAGAAGATCAAGATCGCTCGCCTGCAGCCACAAGGGCAGGAGTTGCAGGTGTGGATCGACACCGTGCCTTTTGACGATCTGCTGCTCTGGCTCGCGACCCTGTCGGATCAGCACGGGGTCCAGGTGCAGATCATCGAGGTGGCGCGGGAGAATCTGGCGCCGGGTCTGGTCAAGGTGAGACGTTTACAGTTGAGTCGTCCCGAATGA
- the exeN gene encoding GspN family type II secretion system protein ExeN: MKHRVLIPVIFLVTYLVFLLVQLPATLVVRYLPLPANLVRLEGVSGTLWSGQIARLQYASESLTQLRWDLNGWSLLRFAPEVSVRFGDRAGFNGQGIVGWNGAAFGRDITLNAPAPWLLERLPMRLPFPLTAAGQLQLKVDQFAQGNPWCEQLYGNLYWYGAEADTPAGKLALGDPEAKLTCLDSHLVAELKQGSEAVQVMGKLELQANRQYLFQGSLKPGPELPDQMKQGLPFLGQPDGQGRFPLRYQGRI; the protein is encoded by the coding sequence ATGAAGCATAGAGTTCTAATCCCAGTCATTTTTTTGGTGACTTATCTCGTCTTTTTACTGGTGCAACTGCCCGCTACCCTGGTGGTCCGTTACCTGCCTCTGCCCGCCAACCTGGTGCGGCTGGAGGGGGTGAGCGGCACCCTCTGGAGCGGCCAGATAGCCAGGCTGCAATACGCCAGTGAATCCCTGACCCAGTTGCGCTGGGACCTCAACGGCTGGTCCTTGTTGCGATTCGCCCCCGAGGTTTCGGTGCGCTTCGGGGACAGGGCCGGTTTCAACGGTCAGGGGATCGTCGGCTGGAATGGCGCCGCTTTTGGCCGCGACATAACCCTCAACGCGCCGGCCCCCTGGCTGCTGGAACGGCTGCCCATGCGGCTGCCCTTCCCGTTGACGGCGGCGGGCCAGTTGCAGCTCAAGGTGGATCAGTTTGCCCAGGGCAACCCCTGGTGCGAACAGCTCTATGGCAATCTCTACTGGTATGGGGCCGAGGCCGACACCCCGGCGGGCAAGCTGGCGCTGGGGGATCCCGAGGCCAAGCTGACCTGCCTGGATTCGCACTTGGTGGCCGAGCTCAAGCAGGGGTCGGAGGCGGTCCAGGTGATGGGCAAGCTGGAGCTGCAGGCCAATCGCCAGTACCTGTTCCAGGGCAGTCTCAAGCCGGGGCCTGAGCTGCCGGATCAGATGAAACAGGGGCTGCCCTTCCTCGGCCAGCCCGATGGTCAGGGGCGCTTCCCCCTGCGCTACCAGGGCAGGATCTGA
- a CDS encoding helix-turn-helix transcriptional regulator — MNSAAHTLALTQTVESLHGPAFPAALVRLIQQRVAFDCALLLGVGRRPVYLYDNLSHQRALLFDRYLAGHFGQDPFMQALENGLGAGVWTLAEVTRGPLDPDYRQRFYEATGWQEEVGLIMPIRPNLTLVLFLGRLAKRRALSTGERARLNELFPLLHALCRQHWRQAAPLLAQDATKDDGARLDGARLRQVIDEGMQSLGAELLTRRERQVAELLLQGQDAEAIAATLGIGSGTVKNHRKHLYGKLRIGSQAELFGYFLNHLITTPTPDTDASSPP; from the coding sequence ATGAACAGCGCCGCCCATACCCTCGCCCTGACCCAGACTGTCGAGTCCCTTCATGGCCCGGCCTTTCCGGCCGCCCTGGTGCGTCTCATCCAGCAGCGGGTGGCATTCGACTGCGCCCTGTTGCTCGGGGTGGGCAGGCGGCCCGTCTACCTCTACGACAACCTGAGCCATCAGCGGGCACTGCTGTTCGATCGCTACCTCGCCGGCCACTTCGGCCAGGATCCCTTCATGCAGGCACTGGAAAACGGGCTCGGCGCCGGGGTCTGGACCCTGGCCGAGGTCACCCGTGGCCCGCTGGATCCCGACTATCGCCAGCGCTTCTACGAGGCGACCGGCTGGCAGGAGGAGGTGGGGCTGATCATGCCCATCCGTCCCAATCTCACCCTGGTGCTGTTTCTCGGCCGGCTCGCCAAGCGCCGGGCGCTGAGTACCGGGGAGCGGGCCAGGCTGAACGAGCTCTTCCCCCTGCTGCATGCCCTCTGTCGCCAGCACTGGCGGCAAGCTGCCCCCTTGCTGGCACAGGACGCCACCAAGGACGATGGTGCCAGGCTGGACGGGGCCCGCCTCAGGCAGGTGATCGATGAGGGGATGCAGAGTCTGGGAGCCGAGCTGCTGACCCGGCGGGAGCGGCAGGTGGCCGAACTGCTGCTGCAGGGCCAGGATGCCGAGGCCATCGCCGCCACGCTCGGGATAGGCAGCGGCACGGTGAAGAATCACCGCAAGCACCTCTACGGCAAGCTGCGCATCGGCTCACAGGCGGAGCTGTTCGGTTACTTCCTCAATCACCTGATCACGACCCCGACACCGGATACCGACGCCTCTTCCCCCCCATAA
- the tyrS gene encoding tyrosine--tRNA ligase yields MTDPHLLDDLMARGLIAQNSDPEALAAHLATPRTLYCGFDPTAGSLHIGHLVPLLMLRRFQLAGHRPVALVGGATGLIGDPSFKATERTLNSGETVQGWVASLSAQIAALLPASDGLAAPQLVNNADWMGQMSALDFLRDVGKHFSVNAMLARESVRQRLARPDQGISFTEFAYALLQSQDFAVLHERLGCTLQIGGNDQWGNITSGMDLTRRLHRAQVFGMTLPLITKADGTKFGKTEGGAIWLDPALTSPYAFYQFWLGTADEDVYRFLRYYSFMPLSVIAALEAEDAGRQGRKRAPQVLADELTALVHGEAALAQAQVISEQLFSGRVAELGEAQLAQLAAGGLPTSTRQPEDDLVALLVTSGLAASRRIARELLAAGAISLNGRLAEGVELAETDWRFGRYLLLRRGKKQYHLVLQS; encoded by the coding sequence ATGACAGACCCCCACCTGCTCGATGATCTGATGGCCCGCGGGCTCATCGCCCAAAATTCCGATCCCGAGGCCCTGGCCGCTCACCTGGCAACGCCGCGCACTCTCTATTGCGGCTTCGATCCCACCGCCGGCAGCCTGCACATCGGCCATCTGGTACCGCTCCTGATGCTACGCCGCTTCCAGCTCGCTGGCCACAGGCCGGTGGCCCTGGTGGGGGGGGCCACCGGCCTCATCGGGGATCCCAGCTTCAAGGCGACCGAGCGCACCCTCAACAGCGGTGAAACCGTGCAGGGCTGGGTCGCCAGTCTGTCGGCCCAGATAGCCGCTCTGCTGCCGGCCAGTGACGGCTTGGCGGCGCCGCAACTGGTCAACAACGCCGACTGGATGGGGCAGATGTCGGCCCTGGATTTCTTGCGGGACGTGGGCAAACACTTCTCCGTCAACGCCATGCTGGCACGGGAGTCGGTACGCCAGCGCCTCGCCCGCCCGGATCAGGGCATCTCCTTCACCGAGTTTGCCTACGCCCTGCTGCAATCCCAGGACTTCGCCGTGCTGCACGAGCGGCTCGGCTGCACCCTGCAGATAGGCGGCAACGATCAGTGGGGCAACATCACCAGCGGCATGGATCTCACCCGCCGCCTGCACCGGGCCCAGGTGTTTGGCATGACCCTGCCCCTCATCACCAAGGCCGATGGCACCAAGTTCGGCAAGACGGAAGGGGGGGCCATCTGGCTGGATCCGGCACTTACTTCCCCTTACGCCTTCTACCAGTTCTGGCTCGGCACCGCGGATGAGGATGTGTACCGCTTCCTGCGCTACTACAGCTTTATGCCGCTCTCAGTCATCGCGGCGCTGGAGGCGGAGGATGCGGGGCGTCAGGGTCGCAAGCGGGCACCCCAGGTGCTGGCGGACGAACTGACCGCCCTGGTGCACGGTGAGGCCGCGCTCGCGCAGGCGCAGGTCATCAGTGAGCAGCTGTTCAGCGGTCGGGTGGCAGAACTGGGCGAGGCGCAACTTGCACAACTCGCCGCCGGTGGCCTGCCGACCTCGACCCGGCAGCCCGAGGACGATCTGGTGGCGCTGCTGGTGACGAGTGGACTCGCCGCTTCCCGGCGGATCGCCCGCGAACTGCTGGCGGCCGGTGCCATCAGCCTCAACGGCCGGCTGGCCGAGGGGGTGGAACTCGCCGAGACCGACTGGCGTTTTGGCCGCTACCTGCTGCTGCGCCGGGGCAAGAAGCAGTACCACCTGGTACTGCAATCCTGA
- a CDS encoding LysR family transcriptional regulator, with translation MDNHKLDTLYLMRLLLAIARFGSFAAAASHLGITPSKASKDLRHLEQNLGAVLLSRTTRRVQLTDAGKLACQQADQMIALHEELLDGLQRRRHSLCGELRITAPDLWGEVVLAPVLLRFRASHPEVRIIADFSNEVADLLRDNLHVAFRSTILHSEPYLARPIAPDDLVLCASEAYLAAHPPLTQPQDLLRHSLITRSQDYARHDTWPLLHQGREIPLEVTGELAFSSKKSIQMAMCQGFGIARLPRYLVAEDLAAGTVCEVLPAYRPKGAHFYALYTQRRADSALITHFLDYVIRELGGPSASPEQSAS, from the coding sequence ATGGACAACCACAAACTCGATACCCTCTACCTGATGCGGCTGCTGCTCGCCATCGCCCGCTTCGGCTCCTTCGCCGCGGCCGCCAGCCACCTCGGCATCACCCCGAGCAAGGCCTCCAAGGATCTGCGCCACCTTGAACAGAATCTGGGGGCCGTGCTGCTCAGCCGCACCACCCGCCGGGTGCAACTGACGGATGCAGGCAAGCTGGCCTGCCAGCAGGCCGACCAGATGATAGCCCTGCACGAAGAACTGCTCGACGGTTTGCAACGGCGTCGCCATAGCCTCTGCGGTGAGCTCAGGATCACGGCGCCGGATCTCTGGGGGGAGGTGGTGCTGGCCCCGGTGTTGCTACGGTTTCGCGCCAGTCACCCCGAGGTGCGGATCATCGCCGACTTCTCCAACGAGGTCGCCGATCTGCTGCGGGACAACCTGCACGTCGCCTTTCGCAGCACGATATTGCACAGTGAACCCTATCTGGCGCGCCCCATCGCCCCTGACGATCTGGTGCTCTGCGCGAGCGAGGCCTACCTGGCCGCGCATCCGCCCCTCACGCAGCCCCAGGATCTGCTGCGCCACAGCCTCATCACCCGCAGCCAGGATTATGCCCGCCACGACACCTGGCCCTTGCTCCACCAGGGTCGAGAAATTCCCCTCGAGGTGACGGGTGAGCTCGCCTTCAGCAGCAAGAAGTCGATCCAGATGGCGATGTGCCAGGGATTCGGCATCGCCCGCCTGCCCCGCTATCTGGTGGCCGAGGATCTGGCGGCAGGCACTGTGTGCGAGGTGCTGCCCGCCTATCGGCCCAAGGGTGCGCACTTCTACGCCCTCTATACCCAGCGGCGGGCGGACTCGGCGCTCATCACCCACTTCCTCGACTACGTGATCCGCGAACTCGGCGGGCCTTCGGCATCACCGGAACAATCAGCCTCCTGA
- a CDS encoding NADH:flavin oxidoreductase produces MIPMLNDEFHFVRAGLRLKNRAVLAPLTHNMSEENGDPGRAELDWLARCAEGGFGLLIGAATQVQAGGRCWPGQPALMTDAQQSAFAKLTQSAEENGALALIQLHHGGVRAQPELNGTAPVGPGAIPPGGRYPLGVSALTGPQILQLIDAFVLAAERAHGAGLHGIELHAAHNFLLCNFLNPLLNRREDGWGGSLAGRARMLLAIVRGIRERLPRSFLIGVRLSPESYAHIEGIQLANQLALVELLVEEDVDYLHFSMGDSFKAASEDPAGGSLLAAVRAGVAGRVPLMVAGKIWDAESARQALAGGADLVAIGSAAIGNPDWPKRVNCDLPLEQPPFETARLTTSGFTPRAQDYLRSFPGLVAQAS; encoded by the coding sequence ATGATCCCGATGTTGAATGACGAGTTCCACTTTGTGCGGGCCGGGCTGCGGCTCAAGAATCGCGCCGTACTGGCCCCGTTGACCCACAACATGAGCGAGGAGAACGGGGATCCCGGCCGGGCCGAGCTCGACTGGCTGGCCCGCTGCGCCGAGGGGGGCTTTGGTCTGCTCATCGGCGCCGCCACCCAGGTACAGGCTGGGGGGCGCTGCTGGCCCGGCCAACCGGCCCTGATGACGGATGCCCAGCAATCGGCCTTTGCAAAGCTGACGCAGAGCGCCGAGGAAAACGGCGCCCTGGCGCTGATCCAGCTTCACCACGGCGGGGTCCGCGCCCAGCCCGAGCTGAACGGCACGGCCCCGGTGGGCCCCGGCGCCATTCCCCCGGGGGGACGTTATCCGCTCGGAGTATCGGCACTGACGGGGCCGCAGATCCTGCAACTGATCGACGCCTTCGTACTGGCCGCCGAGCGTGCCCATGGCGCCGGTCTGCACGGCATTGAGCTGCACGCCGCCCACAACTTCCTGCTCTGCAACTTCCTCAATCCCCTGCTGAACCGGCGGGAAGATGGCTGGGGAGGGAGTCTGGCCGGGCGGGCACGCATGCTGCTGGCCATAGTGCGGGGCATCCGGGAGCGTCTGCCGAGAAGCTTCCTCATCGGGGTGCGGCTCTCGCCGGAGAGCTATGCCCACATAGAGGGCATCCAGCTCGCCAACCAGCTGGCGCTGGTCGAGTTGCTGGTGGAGGAGGATGTCGACTACCTGCACTTCTCCATGGGGGACAGCTTCAAGGCGGCGAGCGAGGATCCCGCCGGGGGTTCCCTGCTGGCCGCGGTGCGCGCCGGAGTCGCGGGGCGGGTGCCTCTCATGGTGGCGGGCAAGATCTGGGATGCCGAGTCCGCCAGGCAGGCCCTGGCGGGCGGGGCGGATCTGGTGGCCATAGGGTCGGCGGCCATCGGCAATCCGGACTGGCCGAAGAGGGTGAACTGCGATCTTCCCCTGGAGCAACCCCCCTTCGAGACAGCCCGGCTGACGACGTCCGGCTTCACCCCCCGGGCCCAGGATTACCTGCGCAGCTTTCCCGGTCTGGTCGCCCAAGCCTCTTGA
- the yrfG gene encoding GMP/IMP nucleotidase: MPASLPWHQIDTVLLDMDGTLIDLQFDSHLWQILVPARYAERHHLAPDEAKRRIDAHYEAVAGTLDWYCVDYWSQTLGLDIRGMKQEILGKIQWRPNAVAFLAALKAAGKRRVLFTNAHPASLAVKIERLGLDEHLDEIVSTHDLGWSKESQHCWQALAERLPFDPARTLFIDDSERILTASADYGIAHQLGIHQPDSAMPPLRFQRFPALKDYADLLPLTA, translated from the coding sequence ATGCCCGCTTCCCTCCCCTGGCACCAGATTGATACCGTTTTGCTCGACATGGATGGCACCCTGATCGACCTGCAGTTTGACAGCCACCTGTGGCAGATCCTGGTGCCGGCACGCTATGCCGAACGCCACCATCTCGCACCGGACGAAGCGAAGCGGCGCATCGACGCCCACTACGAGGCGGTAGCGGGGACCCTCGACTGGTACTGCGTGGACTACTGGAGCCAGACACTGGGGCTCGACATCCGGGGGATGAAGCAGGAGATCCTGGGGAAAATTCAGTGGCGCCCCAATGCCGTCGCGTTTCTCGCCGCCCTCAAGGCCGCCGGCAAGCGCCGGGTTCTCTTCACCAACGCCCATCCCGCCAGCCTGGCGGTCAAGATCGAACGGCTTGGGCTCGATGAGCATCTCGACGAGATCGTCAGCACCCATGATCTCGGCTGGTCGAAGGAGAGCCAGCACTGCTGGCAGGCGCTGGCCGAACGCCTGCCCTTCGATCCCGCCCGCACCCTCTTCATCGACGACAGCGAGCGGATCCTGACGGCCTCCGCCGACTACGGCATCGCCCACCAGCTTGGCATCCACCAGCCCGACAGCGCCATGCCACCCCTGCGGTTCCAGCGCTTCCCGGCTCTCAAGGATTACGCCGACCTGCTGCCCCTCACGGCCTGA
- the nudE gene encoding ADP compounds hydrolase NudE has translation MSDSHKCNPVHLSVDALAQDKVKPAILKAEIVAESRLFKVESLHLQFSNGEERVYERMRGGNRGAVMVVPLLDAHTLLLVREYAAGTHSYELGFPKGLIDPGENAFEAGNRELMEEAGFGARDLVSLKQVSLAPGYFSSRMDILLARELYPEQRVGDEPEPLEVIPWPLDQIDELLARPDFTESRSISALLLARKWLAEQGNERP, from the coding sequence ATGAGTGACAGTCACAAGTGCAACCCCGTACACCTCAGTGTCGATGCCCTGGCGCAGGACAAGGTCAAACCGGCGATCCTCAAGGCCGAGATCGTGGCCGAGAGCCGGTTGTTCAAGGTGGAATCCCTGCACCTCCAGTTTTCCAACGGGGAGGAGCGGGTCTACGAGCGGATGCGCGGCGGCAACCGGGGGGCCGTCATGGTGGTGCCCCTGCTCGATGCGCATACCCTGCTGCTGGTGCGGGAATACGCGGCGGGCACCCACTCCTATGAACTGGGCTTCCCCAAGGGGCTGATCGATCCCGGCGAGAACGCCTTCGAGGCGGGCAACCGGGAGTTGATGGAGGAAGCGGGCTTCGGGGCCCGGGATCTGGTGTCCCTCAAGCAGGTCTCCCTCGCCCCCGGCTACTTCTCCAGCCGGATGGACATCCTGCTGGCACGGGAGCTCTACCCCGAGCAGCGCGTCGGCGACGAGCCGGAGCCCCTCGAGGTGATCCCCTGGCCCCTCGATCAGATCGATGAATTGTTGGCGCGACCCGACTTTACCGAGTCGCGCAGCATCAGCGCCCTGCTGCTGGCCCGCAAGTGGCTGGCAGAGCAGGGAAACGAGCGCCCCTGA
- the cysQ gene encoding 3'(2'),5'-bisphosphate nucleotidase CysQ, protein MQELLSWVPGVKEIAREAGRILHEIYHGGQFERQLKEDATPVTSADLAADAYLKEALSALTPHIPVLTEEAADVPFSLRAAWRQYWLVDPLDGTGEFIAGSGDFATLIALVRDNVPVLGVIYAPESDVLYWAVRGHGAFKETGGEVYPISAMHHEHDQPDALVVAISRRQKLERLTRRLNPAINYELIPLGSSSLKSCLVAEGAADCYVRLGPTGEWDTAAAQCIVEAAGGRILSLALQPLSYNETESLENPDFIVMGDPDLAWGKILVS, encoded by the coding sequence ATGCAGGAGCTGTTGTCCTGGGTGCCTGGGGTCAAGGAGATTGCCCGCGAAGCAGGCAGGATCCTTCACGAAATCTATCACGGCGGTCAATTCGAGCGTCAGCTGAAGGAGGATGCGACCCCGGTCACCAGTGCCGACCTTGCTGCCGATGCCTACCTCAAGGAAGCGCTGTCGGCGCTGACTCCCCATATCCCCGTGCTGACCGAAGAAGCAGCCGACGTTCCCTTCAGCCTGCGGGCCGCCTGGCGGCAATACTGGCTGGTGGACCCTTTGGACGGCACCGGCGAGTTCATCGCCGGCAGCGGTGACTTCGCCACCCTGATCGCCCTGGTGCGGGACAACGTGCCCGTGCTCGGGGTCATTTATGCCCCCGAATCCGACGTGCTCTACTGGGCGGTGCGTGGCCACGGTGCCTTCAAGGAGACGGGGGGTGAGGTCTATCCCATCAGCGCCATGCACCACGAGCACGATCAGCCGGATGCCCTGGTGGTGGCCATCAGCCGTCGCCAGAAGCTGGAGCGACTGACCCGCCGTCTCAACCCGGCCATCAACTATGAGCTGATCCCGCTCGGCTCCAGTTCGCTCAAATCCTGCCTGGTGGCGGAGGGGGCCGCCGACTGCTACGTGCGCCTCGGCCCCACCGGCGAGTGGGACACCGCCGCCGCCCAGTGCATCGTCGAGGCGGCCGGGGGACGCATCCTCAGCCTGGCGCTGCAGCCTCTCAGCTATAACGAGACGGAGTCGCTGGAGAACCCGGACTTCATCGTGATGGGGGATCCGGATCTTGCCTGGGGCAAGATCCTGGTCAGCTGA
- a CDS encoding aromatic amino acid transport family protein: protein MSLSAEVTAELSGSQAVVAHTGWRRHDTHWVISLFGTAVGAGILFLPINLGLGGIWPLVIVAVLAGPMTFLAHRGLARFVLSSSRPQADFTEVAEEHFGKMAGRLISMLYFLSIFPILLIYGVGLTNTVESFMVNQLGMLTPNRVMLSGVLVFAMIAVMLAGEKAMLRAFAFMVYPLAAILAALSFYLIPQWHWPQMVAFEGGSFLNTVWLALPVTVFAFSHAAAISGFANVQRREYGEQAEAKSGLILRNTTVMLVGFVLFFVFSCVLSLSPAQLAEAKAQNVSVLSYLANITDNPVIITLGPLIAFIAISSSFLGHFLGARESLKSLIAKPTGLSLGRADKVGIALMFFAIWGAAVINPGILGLMETLSGPVIAMILFIMPVVAIYKVEALARFRQGWVNGFILLTGSLAVSALLFSLLG from the coding sequence ATGAGTTTATCTGCAGAGGTCACCGCGGAGCTGTCCGGTTCCCAAGCTGTCGTCGCCCACACCGGCTGGCGCCGTCACGATACCCACTGGGTCATCAGCCTGTTTGGCACCGCGGTCGGTGCCGGCATCCTGTTCCTGCCCATCAATCTGGGGCTCGGCGGGATCTGGCCCCTGGTCATCGTCGCCGTGCTGGCCGGTCCCATGACCTTCCTGGCCCACCGTGGGCTGGCGCGCTTCGTGCTCTCCTCCTCCCGCCCCCAGGCGGATTTCACCGAGGTGGCGGAGGAGCATTTCGGCAAGATGGCCGGTCGGCTCATCTCCATGCTCTATTTCCTCTCCATCTTCCCGATCCTGCTCATCTACGGCGTCGGGCTGACCAACACGGTGGAGAGCTTCATGGTGAATCAGCTCGGCATGCTTACCCCAAACCGGGTGATGCTCTCCGGTGTGCTGGTGTTCGCCATGATCGCCGTGATGCTGGCCGGTGAGAAGGCCATGCTGCGGGCCTTCGCCTTCATGGTTTATCCGCTGGCGGCCATTCTGGCGGCACTCTCTTTCTACCTCATTCCCCAGTGGCACTGGCCACAGATGGTGGCATTTGAAGGGGGGAGCTTTCTCAACACCGTCTGGCTGGCGCTGCCGGTGACGGTATTTGCCTTCAGCCACGCCGCCGCCATCTCGGGCTTTGCCAACGTGCAGCGCCGGGAATACGGCGAGCAGGCGGAGGCCAAGAGCGGCCTCATCCTGCGCAACACCACCGTCATGCTGGTGGGCTTCGTGCTGTTCTTCGTCTTCTCCTGCGTGCTGAGCCTCTCCCCGGCCCAGCTGGCCGAGGCCAAGGCCCAGAACGTCTCCGTGCTCTCCTATCTTGCCAACATCACCGACAACCCGGTGATCATCACCCTGGGGCCGCTCATCGCCTTCATCGCCATCAGCTCCTCCTTCCTCGGCCATTTCCTCGGGGCCCGCGAGAGCCTCAAGAGCCTGATCGCTAAGCCCACCGGCCTGTCGCTCGGGAGGGCGGACAAGGTCGGCATCGCCCTGATGTTCTTCGCCATCTGGGGGGCGGCGGTCATCAACCCCGGCATCCTCGGCCTGATGGAGACCCTCTCCGGCCCCGTCATCGCCATGATCCTGTTCATCATGCCGGTGGTGGCCATCTACAAGGTGGAGGCGCTGGCCCGTTTTCGTCAGGGCTGGGTCAACGGTTTCATCCTGCTGACCGGATCGCTCGCGGTGTCGGCGCTGCTGTTCAGCCTGCTGGGATAA
- a CDS encoding tRNA-binding protein: MQTISWQDFEMVELRVGTLVRVEPFPEARKPAYKVWADFGPEIGVRKSSAQITDLYQPDDLVGRQIVAVVNFPTKQIGPFQSEFLLTGFYRPDGAVVMAIPEQAVENGAKLG; encoded by the coding sequence ATGCAGACCATAAGCTGGCAGGATTTCGAGATGGTGGAGCTCCGGGTGGGCACCCTGGTGCGGGTCGAGCCCTTCCCCGAGGCGCGCAAACCCGCCTACAAGGTGTGGGCGGATTTCGGCCCCGAGATCGGGGTGCGCAAGAGCAGCGCCCAGATCACCGACCTCTATCAACCGGACGATCTGGTGGGCCGCCAGATAGTGGCGGTGGTGAACTTCCCCACCAAGCAGATAGGCCCCTTCCAGTCGGAATTTCTGCTCACCGGTTTCTACCGGCCGGACGGCGCCGTGGTGATGGCCATCCCGGAGCAGGCGGTGGAAAACGGCGCCAAGCTGGGATAA